Proteins encoded by one window of Paenibacillus sp. DCT19:
- the ispF gene encoding 2-C-methyl-D-erythritol 2,4-cyclodiphosphate synthase, with protein sequence MIRVGQGFDVHQLVEGRPCIIGGVTIPHEKGLLGHSDADVLLHAISDAILGALALGDIGKHFPDTDPEFKDADSVKLLEHVWQLVKDRGYRLGNIDSTIIAQKPKMAPYIPQMAEVIAKVLEAEVDQVNVKATTTEQLGFPGRGEGIAAQSVVCLVRV encoded by the coding sequence ATGATTCGTGTAGGACAAGGGTTCGATGTGCATCAGCTGGTAGAGGGAAGACCTTGCATTATTGGTGGAGTGACGATTCCTCATGAAAAAGGGTTATTGGGTCATTCGGACGCTGACGTACTGTTACATGCCATTAGTGATGCTATTCTAGGTGCGCTGGCACTTGGTGATATCGGCAAACATTTCCCGGACACCGATCCGGAATTCAAGGATGCAGACAGTGTGAAACTTTTGGAACATGTGTGGCAGCTTGTGAAGGATCGGGGATACCGCCTCGGTAACATCGATTCAACCATCATTGCACAGAAGCCGAAGATGGCACCTTATATTCCACAGATGGCTGAGGTTATCGCTAAGGTACTGGAAGCAGAAGTGGATCAAGTGAATGTCAAAGCAACAACGACAGAGCAGCTCGGATTCCCAGGTCGGGGAGAGGGTATTGCAGCTCAATCGGTTGTTTGCCTTGTTCGCGTGTGA
- the ispD gene encoding 2-C-methyl-D-erythritol 4-phosphate cytidylyltransferase: MDKGWGVVVVAAGRGTRMGTTESKQFLLLQDKPVFIHTLEVFAALDEMREIVLVTGAGDVERCLNWVKEYHLESRVRVIPGGKERQHSVHEGLKALGTDWVLVHDGVRPFVNREQINACMTTVMSGGGAILAVPVKDTIKQVNAEGVVTATPDRSSLWSIQTPQAFRLSALMLAYESAEKDGFLGTDDAMLAERQGITVKIVEGSYTNIKLTTPEDLQYAAFLLRGEKEQ, translated from the coding sequence ATGGGGACAACCGAGAGCAAGCAGTTTCTGCTGTTGCAGGACAAGCCCGTTTTCATACATACGCTTGAAGTGTTTGCGGCTCTGGATGAGATGCGCGAGATCGTGCTGGTGACCGGAGCTGGAGATGTTGAACGCTGCCTGAATTGGGTAAAAGAATACCATCTGGAATCACGAGTTCGTGTCATCCCCGGCGGGAAAGAGCGACAGCATTCGGTTCATGAAGGCCTTAAGGCTTTAGGAACGGATTGGGTCCTCGTTCACGACGGGGTACGTCCTTTTGTTAACCGGGAACAGATCAACGCTTGCATGACAACTGTGATGTCTGGCGGTGGTGCTATTCTGGCGGTTCCGGTTAAGGATACGATTAAACAAGTGAATGCGGAAGGTGTCGTTACGGCGACGCCAGACCGCAGCAGTCTGTGGAGCATTCAAACCCCGCAGGCTTTTCGTCTTTCTGCGTTGATGCTTGCTTATGAGTCGGCAGAGAAGGATGGTTTTCTAGGAACAGATGATGCGATGCTGGCAGAGCGCCAGGGCATAACGGTCAAGATTGTGGAAGGCAGTTATACGAACATTAAGTTAACGACGCCGGAAGATTTGCAGTATGCTGCGTTTTTGCTGAGGGGAGAGAAGGAGCAATGA